A region from the Vibrio navarrensis genome encodes:
- a CDS encoding MATE family efflux transporter encodes MNQQYIKELPRNPLPGGLLKTIAKLGFPVAIQSALVAILALADVLMVSDFGKEATAAVGIASKWHFVAIMIMAGLASANGTLVAQYWGKQDARSAKTVSMIAMGFGLKVLLPVTLLITLGSHLIIMLQTSDQRVIELGSVYLWYAFPVLLLTHIVIVIEASMRSSGDTVTPLAMGAVTIVINIALNYWLIKGGFGVPAMGVAGAALATTISRAVQVGLMLGFMRWKSHWLLTTNASPERPSLRLSYRRLALPTTLGAVLWAIGTMVYQMIFGHMGTTELAVFSMLGPFESLCYAIFFGISVACSVLIGQALGRDEFEKAQAMAAYFIKVVFLVGISVGALMIANRELILSALNLASEELHPLASPAVMILCCGIWIRMLNMIIINGIIRAGGDNIFCLRMDFIAMWMTGLPVCAMAAFIAGWEFKYVYALMLAEEVVKLGLCYRRYTQKYWIKNLTVVTTS; translated from the coding sequence ATGAACCAACAATATATCAAAGAATTGCCTAGAAATCCTTTACCTGGCGGGCTATTAAAGACCATTGCCAAGCTCGGTTTTCCCGTTGCGATACAAAGCGCACTGGTGGCGATTTTAGCGTTGGCGGACGTTCTCATGGTAAGCGACTTTGGCAAAGAAGCAACCGCCGCTGTGGGAATTGCCTCAAAATGGCACTTTGTTGCGATCATGATCATGGCCGGACTCGCTTCAGCAAACGGTACCCTAGTGGCACAATATTGGGGTAAACAAGACGCCCGCAGCGCCAAAACGGTCTCGATGATTGCTATGGGCTTTGGCCTCAAAGTGCTTTTGCCCGTGACGCTTTTGATCACGCTTGGCTCACACCTGATCATAATGCTGCAAACCAGTGACCAACGGGTTATTGAACTGGGCTCTGTATACTTGTGGTACGCCTTTCCCGTACTATTGCTGACCCACATAGTGATCGTAATTGAAGCAAGCATGCGTTCATCGGGTGACACCGTCACACCTCTGGCGATGGGGGCCGTTACCATCGTGATTAACATCGCGCTGAACTATTGGTTGATCAAAGGCGGCTTCGGCGTCCCGGCAATGGGGGTGGCTGGTGCGGCGCTGGCGACGACCATCTCTCGTGCGGTGCAAGTCGGATTAATGCTTGGTTTCATGCGATGGAAATCGCATTGGTTGCTGACCACCAACGCCTCGCCTGAACGCCCTTCGTTGCGGCTTTCGTACCGCCGATTGGCACTCCCAACCACGCTAGGCGCGGTTTTGTGGGCGATTGGCACCATGGTTTATCAAATGATTTTCGGCCATATGGGTACCACAGAACTGGCGGTGTTTAGTATGCTTGGCCCATTTGAGTCACTCTGTTACGCGATTTTCTTTGGTATTTCTGTCGCGTGCTCGGTCTTGATTGGTCAAGCCCTCGGCCGAGATGAGTTTGAGAAAGCGCAGGCCATGGCTGCTTACTTTATCAAAGTCGTTTTTCTGGTTGGTATTTCCGTCGGCGCTCTAATGATTGCTAACCGTGAACTGATCTTATCTGCACTTAACCTAGCAAGCGAGGAATTGCATCCATTGGCGTCGCCAGCGGTAATGATTCTTTGCTGCGGCATTTGGATAAGAATGCTCAACATGATCATCATCAACGGTATTATTCGTGCAGGAGGCGACAACATTTTCTGCCTGCGGATGGACTTTATCGCCATGTGGATGACAGGCTTGCCCGTGTGTGCGATGGCCGCTTTTATTGCTGGCTGGGAGTTTAAATACGTTTATGCGCTAATGCTCGCTGAAGAAGTGGTTAAATTGGGCCTATGTTATCGCCGCTACACACAGAAATACTGGATTAAGAACCTCACTGTGGTGACGACTTCTTAG
- a CDS encoding AraC family transcriptional regulator, which translates to MFENSENLCKSVIEQFVPKNEWVDEVYLAPECKERFLTLTEIPEWRGADIFMAGIAKLKQGYSVERYGVAVHTLLFTMAGAGVLITKDKVSAIPPYSLTILPAHTPFRFELDPNSKFWEMIWLLPQPSEKWQHIAQMGQSVVNFRETEQVWSLMCLLYAEIGGRGSFRRMLISEVVRLLSTVEPGVSGSLSRVQALFNEVESQLHLPWSVAEMAAHCYISEEQFNRLTKQLFGVTPRSKLIQLRMDKAADLLRYKEWTISMISHRLGYRDPYNFTHRFKKYFGVSPTRYRKNLADS; encoded by the coding sequence ATGTTTGAAAATTCGGAAAACCTGTGCAAATCCGTCATTGAACAATTTGTGCCTAAAAACGAATGGGTCGACGAAGTCTACCTTGCGCCTGAGTGTAAGGAGCGATTTCTCACCTTAACGGAGATCCCAGAATGGCGTGGTGCTGACATTTTTATGGCGGGCATCGCGAAACTCAAGCAAGGTTATTCGGTTGAGCGCTATGGCGTGGCGGTGCATACTTTGCTGTTCACTATGGCCGGTGCTGGCGTATTGATCACCAAAGATAAGGTGAGTGCGATTCCACCGTATTCATTAACCATTCTTCCTGCGCATACCCCGTTTCGTTTTGAACTTGATCCAAACAGCAAATTTTGGGAAATGATCTGGCTGTTACCACAGCCAAGTGAAAAATGGCAGCACATTGCCCAAATGGGGCAAAGCGTGGTGAATTTTCGAGAAACAGAGCAGGTGTGGTCGCTGATGTGCTTGCTCTATGCCGAAATCGGTGGAAGAGGCAGTTTTCGCCGCATGTTGATCAGCGAAGTGGTGCGCCTACTTTCCACGGTCGAGCCTGGGGTTTCCGGCTCACTGTCGCGGGTTCAGGCGTTGTTTAACGAAGTGGAAAGTCAGTTACATCTGCCTTGGAGTGTGGCAGAAATGGCCGCACATTGTTACATCAGTGAAGAGCAGTTTAACCGCCTGACGAAACAGCTATTTGGTGTTACGCCACGCAGCAAACTGATCCAACTGCGCATGGATAAAGCGGCGGATTTACTACGTTACAAAGAGTGGACCATCAGCATGATCTCGCATCGGCTTGGCTATCGTGATCCGTACAATTTTACCCACCGATTTAAAAAATATTTTGGCGTTTCGCCGACACGCTATCGCAAAAACTTGGCAGACAGTTAA
- a CDS encoding MFS transporter, translating to MNLSSYLENLTLADTRETTLPSSIFVPILALTLYSVASGYLMSLIPLVTEQYQLPVSLASWLASAFYAGLLLGSMFFEPVVQRIGHKNAFILCLLVFIVSIVTLPLLPNSHIWLGARFVAGIAVAGVFVVVESWLLDGDEHSRAKRLSFYMISLYGGTAFGQIGISAFGISGSTPFVLICATLVIAIMSLLCFRTSQPDSHSAESLSLKQMARLSHAAIIGCVVSGLTLGAIYGLMPLELANRNVEQSSIGSLMALVILGGMVVQPTVTALGKWTGKSLLMAFYCLAGVFAIGMTFVSDSLPVLAMALFLLGMAVFALYPIAITLGCEQLDSKFIVSATQVMLFSYSVGSVIGPALAGVFMHKPHGLLGYLFAMLVPTTIYMLLAAIKTRKSVALP from the coding sequence ATGAACCTCTCTTCTTATCTGGAGAATCTGACTTTGGCCGACACCCGCGAAACCACACTGCCTTCATCTATTTTCGTCCCTATTTTAGCGCTGACGCTCTACTCAGTTGCATCCGGCTACCTGATGAGTCTGATCCCGTTGGTGACGGAGCAATACCAACTGCCCGTCTCTTTGGCCAGTTGGTTAGCCAGTGCGTTTTATGCCGGTTTGTTATTGGGCTCGATGTTTTTTGAACCTGTGGTACAACGCATCGGCCACAAGAACGCCTTTATTTTGTGCTTGCTGGTTTTTATCGTAAGTATCGTGACGTTACCTCTGCTGCCTAACAGCCATATTTGGCTGGGGGCACGTTTTGTTGCCGGCATTGCCGTAGCAGGCGTGTTTGTGGTGGTGGAATCTTGGCTATTGGATGGTGATGAGCACTCTCGTGCCAAGCGGCTTAGCTTTTACATGATTTCACTCTACGGCGGCACTGCGTTTGGTCAAATCGGGATAAGCGCTTTTGGTATTTCGGGCTCGACGCCTTTTGTCTTGATCTGCGCCACGTTAGTGATTGCGATCATGTCACTTCTTTGCTTTCGCACGTCGCAGCCAGACAGCCACTCGGCTGAGAGCCTGTCGCTCAAGCAGATGGCTCGTCTTAGTCATGCGGCGATTATCGGTTGCGTTGTCTCAGGGCTGACGCTTGGCGCGATTTATGGATTGATGCCGCTTGAGTTAGCCAACCGCAACGTCGAACAGAGCAGTATCGGCAGTTTGATGGCGCTGGTGATTTTAGGTGGCATGGTGGTGCAGCCTACCGTGACGGCGTTGGGTAAATGGACAGGCAAATCTTTGCTGATGGCGTTTTACTGTTTGGCGGGCGTTTTCGCCATCGGCATGACGTTCGTCTCCGACTCCTTACCTGTGTTAGCGATGGCGCTATTTTTGCTGGGTATGGCCGTCTTTGCTCTCTATCCGATCGCCATCACATTGGGTTGTGAACAGCTCGATAGTAAATTTATCGTCTCAGCCACTCAAGTCATGCTTTTTAGCTACAGCGTAGGCTCGGTGATTGGCCCCGCTTTAGCTGGCGTGTTTATGCACAAGCCACATGGCTTGCTGGGTTATCTGTTTGCCATGTTGGTACCAACCACAATCTACATGCTGCTCGCGGCGATAAAAACGCGCAAAAGCGTTGCTCTCCCTTAA
- the trxC gene encoding thioredoxin TrxC, protein MSTFHSRCPACGGLNRLPVERVSEQPSCGKCKAALLDGAPIEGTADNFNAILNSDLPVVVDFWAPWCNPCVGFAPIFADVAHERKHQVRFVKIDTEAQQALAAKFQIRSIPTIMVFKKGKRVDMLNGALPKSQFDQWLNQAINK, encoded by the coding sequence ATGTCGACCTTCCATTCACGCTGCCCAGCTTGCGGCGGCCTAAACCGTTTACCCGTGGAACGTGTTTCTGAGCAACCTAGCTGCGGTAAATGCAAAGCGGCGCTGCTTGATGGCGCGCCGATTGAAGGGACCGCGGACAACTTTAACGCAATTTTAAACAGTGACCTTCCTGTGGTGGTCGACTTTTGGGCGCCTTGGTGTAACCCTTGCGTTGGCTTTGCGCCTATCTTTGCCGATGTGGCGCATGAGCGCAAACATCAGGTACGCTTTGTGAAAATCGATACAGAAGCCCAACAGGCGCTCGCCGCCAAGTTTCAAATCCGCAGCATTCCAACCATCATGGTATTTAAGAAAGGAAAACGGGTTGATATGCTCAATGGCGCCTTACCCAAAAGCCAGTTTGATCAATGGCTAAATCAAGCCATCAATAAATAA
- a CDS encoding ketoacyl-ACP synthase III codes for MTNYYAEITGWGKCLPPATLSNDDLSTFLETSDEWIRTRTGIANRRISHVNTSELATVAARHALARAGLDAADIDLIIVATCSPDSLIPNIASLVQRNLGIEAAAAFDLNAACTGFVYGLETGTRLIQSGAYRHALIIGAERLSFYIDWAMRDTAVLFGDGAGAVVLSRTEHAVGLQSAKIGCDANGRDILSVPKFGTSMDRFAADNGFWAFNFVGKEIFKRAVKGMSSAAAHVLATAEMSKDDIDVVIPHQANIRIIQTLCDLAGIEQKKAFINIDKYGNTSAATVPIALCEAVEQGHIKAGDNILLAAFGAGLTWGAGLIKWGERVDPIAQSDAALPPCDQSALELLKNAIELCHSRESRS; via the coding sequence ATGACAAATTATTACGCCGAAATTACGGGTTGGGGAAAATGCCTGCCTCCCGCTACCTTGTCAAATGATGATCTGAGTACGTTTCTTGAAACGTCGGACGAATGGATTCGCACCCGCACCGGGATTGCCAATCGTCGTATCAGCCATGTAAATACCTCGGAATTGGCCACCGTTGCTGCTCGCCATGCGCTTGCGCGTGCAGGGCTTGATGCTGCGGATATTGATCTGATTATTGTTGCTACCTGTTCACCTGATTCGCTTATTCCCAATATTGCTTCGTTGGTTCAAAGAAATTTGGGTATCGAAGCGGCGGCCGCGTTTGATTTGAACGCCGCTTGTACGGGCTTTGTTTATGGGCTAGAAACGGGCACACGCTTAATTCAATCTGGCGCTTATCGCCACGCACTCATCATTGGAGCAGAGCGTCTCTCTTTCTATATCGATTGGGCGATGCGCGACACCGCTGTGCTGTTTGGTGACGGTGCGGGCGCGGTGGTTTTATCAAGAACGGAGCACGCGGTTGGTCTGCAAAGTGCGAAAATCGGCTGTGATGCCAATGGCCGCGACATTCTCTCTGTGCCGAAATTTGGCACTTCCATGGATCGTTTCGCCGCAGATAACGGCTTTTGGGCGTTCAACTTCGTTGGTAAAGAGATCTTCAAACGAGCAGTGAAGGGCATGAGTAGCGCCGCTGCACACGTACTAGCCACGGCTGAGATGAGTAAAGACGATATTGACGTGGTGATTCCACACCAAGCGAATATCCGTATTATCCAGACTTTGTGTGATCTCGCGGGGATTGAGCAGAAAAAAGCGTTCATTAATATCGATAAATATGGCAACACCTCGGCGGCTACGGTGCCGATCGCGCTGTGTGAGGCGGTAGAGCAGGGGCATATTAAAGCGGGCGACAACATTTTGCTCGCTGCGTTTGGCGCAGGCCTAACGTGGGGCGCAGGACTGATCAAATGGGGTGAGCGTGTCGACCCTATCGCTCAAAGTGATGCTGCACTTCCACCATGTGATCAAAGCGCTCTTGAGCTGTTAAAAAATGCGATTGAGCTTTGCCACAGCCGAGAATCACGAAGCTAA
- a CDS encoding FAD-dependent oxidoreductase, giving the protein MTKIVIIGGVAGGASAAARARRLSEDAQIIMFERGEFVSFANCGLPYHIGGDITDRSKLLLQTPESFLARFNVDVRVMNEVLSINREEKTVSVKNLLDGSEYQESYDFLLLSPGAGPVVPPIKGIDNPLTHSLRNIPDMDRIIKTIQMNKPEHATVIGGGFIGLEMMEAFHQLGIETTLIEMADQVMTPVDKEMAGFVHAEIRQKGIDLRLGVALETVEYHPTEHIVSVESGENEAHRHMQGELTLSLNNGETLRTDVLIMAIGVRPETKLAREAELEIGELGGIRTNEFMQTSDPFIYAVGDAVEEQDFVTGKQTLVPLAGPANRQGRMAADNMLGRSEHYQGTQGTAICKVFDLAVASTGKNEKQLKRDGVTYEKVYVHTASHASYYPGAEIVSFKLLFDPQTGKIFGAQAVGKDGVDKRIDVMAVAQRAGMTVFDLQHLELTYAPPFGSAKDVINQAAFVAANIMKGDSTPIHFDQLTELNDQQLLLDVRNPGERDNGNHLPGDVNIPVDQLRQRMHELPKDKEIIIYCQVGLRGNVAYRQLVNNGFKARNLIGGYRTYLFAQQ; this is encoded by the coding sequence ATGACAAAAATCGTGATCATTGGTGGTGTCGCAGGTGGCGCCTCAGCAGCAGCGCGTGCACGCCGTCTCAGCGAAGACGCACAAATCATCATGTTTGAGCGCGGCGAATTTGTCTCGTTTGCCAACTGCGGTTTACCTTACCACATTGGTGGTGACATCACTGATCGCAGTAAATTACTGTTGCAAACACCAGAAAGTTTCTTAGCCCGCTTTAATGTCGATGTGCGCGTGATGAACGAAGTCCTATCCATCAATCGCGAAGAAAAAACCGTCAGCGTGAAAAATTTACTCGACGGCTCTGAGTATCAAGAAAGCTACGACTTTCTCTTACTCAGTCCCGGAGCTGGTCCTGTCGTTCCTCCTATCAAGGGCATCGACAACCCACTCACCCATTCACTGCGTAATATTCCAGATATGGATCGCATCATCAAAACCATTCAGATGAACAAACCAGAACACGCTACCGTAATTGGCGGCGGATTCATCGGTCTGGAGATGATGGAAGCGTTTCATCAGTTGGGAATAGAAACCACATTGATTGAGATGGCCGATCAAGTGATGACGCCGGTTGACAAAGAGATGGCAGGTTTCGTTCATGCTGAAATCCGACAAAAAGGCATCGACTTACGCTTGGGCGTGGCGCTAGAAACGGTTGAGTATCACCCGACAGAACACATTGTCAGTGTCGAGTCGGGTGAAAACGAAGCGCATCGTCATATGCAAGGTGAGCTGACGCTTTCACTCAATAACGGCGAAACTTTGCGTACCGATGTGTTGATTATGGCGATTGGAGTGCGCCCAGAAACCAAACTTGCACGCGAGGCCGAACTTGAGATCGGTGAGCTTGGCGGTATTCGCACCAACGAGTTTATGCAAACCAGTGATCCGTTTATCTATGCGGTCGGCGACGCGGTTGAAGAGCAAGATTTTGTTACAGGCAAACAAACCTTGGTTCCCCTCGCTGGCCCAGCCAACCGCCAAGGCCGTATGGCGGCGGACAACATGCTTGGTCGCAGCGAGCATTATCAAGGCACTCAAGGGACAGCGATTTGTAAGGTCTTTGATTTAGCCGTAGCGTCAACAGGCAAAAATGAGAAACAGCTAAAACGCGACGGTGTCACTTATGAAAAAGTGTACGTGCACACTGCTAGCCATGCGAGCTACTACCCCGGTGCAGAGATAGTCTCATTTAAGCTGCTATTTGACCCACAAACAGGCAAAATTTTCGGCGCGCAAGCCGTTGGTAAAGATGGCGTAGATAAACGGATTGACGTGATGGCCGTCGCTCAGCGTGCGGGTATGACAGTGTTCGATCTCCAACACTTAGAGCTGACCTACGCTCCTCCTTTCGGCAGTGCCAAAGATGTGATTAACCAAGCAGCCTTTGTTGCGGCAAATATCATGAAAGGGGATTCGACACCGATTCATTTCGACCAGTTAACTGAGCTAAATGATCAGCAACTCCTACTGGATGTGCGCAATCCTGGCGAACGTGACAACGGCAATCACTTGCCTGGCGACGTAAACATTCCCGTTGACCAACTGCGCCAGCGTATGCACGAGCTGCCAAAAGACAAAGAGATCATCATCTATTGTCAGGTTGGTCTGCGTGGTAACGTCGCGTATCGTCAACTGGTCAACAACGGTTTTAAAGCCCGCAACCTGATTGGTGGCTACCGTACTTACTTATTTGCTCAGCAGTAA
- a CDS encoding YgaP family membrane protein, translated as MTVDNGVRIIAGSMVLLSLLLTTYVHTNFVWLTVFVGVNLIQSAFTGFCPAALFLKKLGFK; from the coding sequence ATGACGGTAGATAACGGAGTTCGTATCATTGCAGGCAGCATGGTTTTATTGTCGCTCTTGCTCACAACCTATGTGCATACTAATTTTGTATGGTTAACCGTATTTGTCGGCGTCAACTTAATCCAAAGTGCATTCACTGGATTTTGTCCGGCTGCCCTATTTCTCAAAAAACTTGGCTTTAAATGA
- a CDS encoding ArsR/SmtB family transcription factor, protein MRREDSINLEQMRGSAHEVSELLKVMAHPERLMVLCQLTSGEVGVGQLQQSSTLSQSAFSQHLTLLRKHGLVKARKESQQVFYSLSDVRIAQLISNLQNIFCP, encoded by the coding sequence ATGCGACGTGAAGATTCAATAAATCTAGAGCAAATGCGCGGTAGTGCACATGAGGTTTCTGAACTGCTGAAGGTGATGGCTCATCCTGAACGCTTAATGGTGTTGTGTCAGTTGACGAGTGGTGAAGTTGGCGTAGGTCAATTGCAGCAGAGCTCAACATTGAGTCAGTCTGCTTTCTCGCAGCACCTCACTCTGCTGAGAAAACACGGTTTAGTCAAAGCGAGAAAAGAGTCGCAACAGGTTTTCTATTCTTTGTCCGATGTGCGGATAGCACAGTTAATTAGCAATTTACAGAACATTTTTTGTCCATAA
- a CDS encoding YeeE/YedE family protein yields the protein MAFVVPWESLAGGVLLGLSALIMLVLNGKIAGISGILTGLLTPKSRDFAWRLMFVVGMIAGGVAAVTFGMAHIPVASSLGGSSLMLALAGLVVGVGTRLGNGCTSGHGICGIGRLSTRSMVATGVFMLVAAVTVFIRLHLI from the coding sequence ATGGCGTTTGTAGTACCTTGGGAATCGTTAGCAGGAGGCGTTTTACTTGGGCTATCAGCATTAATCATGCTAGTGCTTAATGGAAAAATTGCCGGCATCAGCGGGATTTTAACCGGGTTATTAACCCCCAAATCACGCGACTTTGCTTGGCGTTTAATGTTTGTTGTCGGCATGATCGCCGGAGGTGTCGCTGCGGTGACTTTCGGTATGGCGCATATTCCAGTCGCTTCGTCTTTAGGCGGCTCCTCACTCATGTTGGCGCTGGCGGGGTTAGTTGTGGGAGTCGGCACGCGATTAGGTAACGGGTGTACTAGCGGACACGGTATCTGTGGCATTGGCCGTTTATCAACGCGTTCAATGGTAGCGACAGGTGTTTTTATGCTAGTCGCTGCGGTGACGGTGTTTATCAGACTTCATTTGATCTAA
- a CDS encoding YeeE/YedE family protein, which produces MNNFLFRFTSLVAGVLFGLGMAISGMIDPAKVIGFLDVAGQWDPSLMFVMGGALAVFMPGYFFIVRQQNKPVNAPSFCLSTQKRVDARLISGAALFGVGWGLAGICPGPAVASLGLGNPQIWIFFAAMMVGLGTTNLLICIRNERQVKTELA; this is translated from the coding sequence ATGAATAACTTTCTATTTCGATTTACTTCGTTAGTCGCAGGCGTTCTTTTTGGTTTGGGGATGGCTATTTCTGGGATGATTGATCCCGCTAAAGTGATTGGCTTTCTTGATGTGGCTGGGCAATGGGACCCCAGTTTGATGTTTGTGATGGGCGGTGCTCTCGCGGTGTTTATGCCCGGCTACTTTTTTATCGTTCGTCAGCAGAACAAGCCAGTCAACGCGCCAAGCTTTTGTTTATCGACACAAAAGAGAGTGGACGCAAGGCTGATTTCTGGTGCAGCACTGTTTGGTGTTGGTTGGGGATTGGCGGGCATTTGCCCCGGACCTGCCGTAGCGAGTCTTGGATTGGGCAATCCTCAAATCTGGATCTTTTTTGCTGCAATGATGGTCGGCTTAGGCACAACTAACTTGCTGATCTGTATTAGAAATGAGCGTCAAGTCAAAACAGAGCTGGCCTAG
- a CDS encoding efflux RND transporter periplasmic adaptor subunit — MQWLKKSALAAALLLTTNSSVMAEVYTAQLTKVDQTIVLDGVVQPVNQGTVAAQTSGTVVALNVDVNDYVKQGSVLLEISAVQQSAALDAAKAQLASAVAQNKEAQAQVKRFRQLMPKGAISQDQMDAAETRARSAAAAVKSAEAAVAQAKESLGYTSVTAPYDGVVTKRYVELGETVAPGTPLLSGFSMDELRVESEIPQHYYSLVNNEAQFTIDNGGGEKVTPTAYNLFRYAEPSSHSHTIRLNLPEKQLGFTPGAWVKTRFVYGQRELLLVPKTAVMRRAELSVVYRLTKDDEAILNPVRLGQEFEDSYEVLSGLEIGDRVVSNLLKVKGE, encoded by the coding sequence ATGCAATGGTTGAAAAAATCTGCGTTGGCAGCCGCACTTTTGCTCACAACGAACAGCTCGGTAATGGCGGAAGTCTATACCGCGCAGCTCACTAAAGTCGATCAGACCATCGTGTTGGATGGTGTGGTTCAGCCTGTCAATCAAGGTACTGTCGCCGCGCAAACGTCAGGTACCGTGGTCGCCCTCAATGTGGATGTGAATGATTACGTTAAGCAAGGTAGTGTGCTATTGGAAATTAGTGCAGTACAACAATCGGCCGCACTAGATGCGGCCAAGGCGCAATTGGCGAGCGCAGTCGCACAAAATAAAGAAGCGCAGGCACAAGTAAAGCGCTTTCGCCAATTGATGCCAAAAGGGGCGATTTCCCAAGATCAAATGGATGCAGCAGAAACGCGTGCTCGCAGCGCGGCTGCCGCAGTGAAATCGGCTGAGGCCGCGGTAGCTCAGGCAAAAGAGTCTCTCGGTTACACCAGCGTGACGGCACCTTATGATGGTGTGGTGACCAAGCGTTATGTCGAACTGGGAGAAACCGTGGCCCCGGGCACGCCACTTTTGAGCGGTTTCTCGATGGACGAGCTCAGAGTGGAAAGTGAGATCCCGCAGCACTATTACTCGCTGGTAAACAATGAAGCGCAGTTTACGATTGACAATGGCGGTGGCGAGAAAGTCACTCCAACCGCCTACAATCTTTTCCGTTATGCAGAACCTAGTTCACACAGCCATACTATTCGCCTCAACTTACCGGAAAAACAACTTGGTTTTACCCCAGGTGCTTGGGTGAAAACGCGTTTTGTCTATGGGCAGAGGGAGCTCCTGCTGGTCCCCAAAACGGCCGTTATGCGTCGCGCTGAATTAAGCGTCGTCTACCGACTCACTAAAGACGATGAGGCAATCCTTAATCCGGTACGCCTAGGGCAAGAGTTTGAGGACAGCTATGAAGTGTTGTCTGGGCTTGAAATTGGCGATCGTGTGGTAAGCAATTTGCTCAAAGTGAAAGGTGAATAA